The proteins below are encoded in one region of Neisseriales bacterium:
- the metG gene encoding methionine--tRNA ligase, with translation MPTKRKILVTAALPYANGNIHLGHLLEHIQADIWVRFQKMQGHECYYVCADDTHGTAVMLAAQQKKMAPEKLIEQVNAAHRADLGSFHVQYDHYGSTHSPENQQFSEAIYLALQRNDKIVKRTIKQFFDPDRHMFLSDRFIKGTCPNCGASDQYGDNCEQCGATYASTELRNPYSTLSSAAPELRSSEHCFFKLSQCADFLNDWISGSCPTTTHKKQTRLQTESRNKMKEWIKQGLIDWDISRDAPYFGFQIPGEIDKYFYVWLDAPIGYLAAFKELCDRLHLDFDTWFCADSTTELYHFIGKDILYFHALFWPAVLDSAGYRTPSGVLAHGFLTVNGKKMSKSRGTFITAKSYLEQRLNPEWLRYYMAAKLNAHVEDIDLSLNDLMLRVNSDLIGKFINIASRSARLLGRYFNYQLSTQCPDEALLRTLQNASATIANAYERREYSKALRIVMALADQVNSYVDQHQPWVLAKQAAQQEALHQVCTILINAFRLLTVYLKPVLPDTAKKIEGFLNCPALTWQSVQQLLPTHHVIQPYQHIMQRVEWAQLEQLTQVNGSTMSTPITMPDTPITLSDFEKLDLRVGIVQHCQAVEGSDKLLQLTVNIGSTQRNIFSGIKQAYPDPQQLIGRKVIVIANLAPRKMRFGISEGMVLCASAPDDTNQLFLLDVDQGATPGMQVS, from the coding sequence ATGCCCACTAAACGAAAAATTCTGGTTACCGCTGCCTTACCTTATGCTAATGGCAACATTCATCTGGGCCATCTTTTAGAACATATTCAAGCAGACATTTGGGTACGCTTCCAAAAAATGCAGGGTCATGAGTGTTACTATGTTTGTGCCGATGACACCCATGGCACAGCCGTCATGCTTGCTGCACAGCAAAAAAAGATGGCGCCAGAAAAGTTGATTGAACAAGTCAACGCAGCACATCGTGCAGATCTTGGTAGCTTTCATGTGCAATATGATCATTACGGCAGTACCCATTCTCCAGAAAACCAGCAATTTTCCGAAGCAATCTACTTAGCACTCCAACGCAACGATAAAATTGTTAAGCGTACCATCAAGCAATTCTTTGATCCAGATCGCCACATGTTTTTATCCGATCGCTTTATTAAGGGCACTTGCCCTAACTGTGGAGCATCCGATCAATATGGCGATAACTGCGAGCAGTGTGGCGCAACGTATGCGTCAACCGAATTAAGAAATCCTTATTCCACACTCTCTTCTGCTGCCCCAGAACTTCGATCTTCTGAGCATTGTTTTTTTAAACTCAGTCAATGTGCTGACTTTCTTAATGATTGGATATCAGGTAGTTGCCCAACAACAACCCATAAGAAGCAAACTCGCCTGCAAACCGAATCGCGCAACAAAATGAAAGAGTGGATCAAACAAGGTTTGATAGATTGGGATATCTCGCGCGATGCACCTTATTTTGGCTTTCAGATACCAGGAGAAATCGATAAATATTTTTATGTGTGGCTCGATGCGCCAATCGGTTACTTAGCTGCTTTCAAAGAGTTATGCGACCGCTTGCATTTAGATTTTGACACATGGTTTTGTGCTGATTCTACAACCGAGCTTTACCATTTTATCGGCAAAGATATCTTGTATTTTCATGCGCTATTTTGGCCAGCTGTTCTAGATTCTGCTGGATATCGCACACCCAGTGGGGTTTTAGCGCACGGTTTTTTAACAGTCAATGGCAAAAAAATGTCCAAGTCGCGCGGCACATTTATCACAGCTAAATCTTACTTAGAGCAACGCCTCAATCCAGAGTGGCTGCGCTATTACATGGCTGCTAAATTAAATGCCCATGTGGAAGATATCGATCTATCGCTCAATGATTTGATGCTACGCGTCAATAGTGATTTGATCGGCAAATTTATCAATATCGCAAGCCGTAGCGCGAGACTCCTTGGGCGGTATTTCAATTATCAACTATCCACCCAATGTCCTGATGAAGCGCTACTTCGTACCTTACAAAATGCATCAGCAACTATCGCAAACGCTTATGAAAGAAGAGAATACTCCAAGGCACTTCGTATCGTTATGGCACTTGCTGATCAGGTTAATAGTTACGTTGACCAGCATCAGCCTTGGGTACTTGCTAAGCAAGCAGCACAACAGGAGGCATTACATCAAGTCTGTACTATCTTAATCAATGCTTTTCGCCTACTCACAGTTTATCTTAAACCTGTTCTACCCGATACCGCAAAAAAAATTGAAGGTTTTCTGAATTGCCCAGCTTTGACTTGGCAATCAGTACAGCAATTACTCCCAACGCATCACGTCATTCAGCCTTATCAACATATCATGCAGCGCGTTGAATGGGCTCAATTGGAACAACTCACTCAAGTAAATGGATCAACTATGTCAACACCAATAACAATGCCCGATACACCCATCACCTTATCAGACTTTGAAAAACTGGATCTTCGAGTTGGTATAGTACAGCACTGCCAAGCGGTTGAAGGCTCGGATAAATTACTGCAATTAACAGTCAATATTGGATCGACTCAACGCAATATTTTTTCTGGTATTAAACAGGCTTATCCGGATCCGCAACAACTCATCGGACGCAAAGTCATTGTCATTGCAAATCTTGCTCCACGAAAAATGCGCTTTGGTATTTCGGAAGGCATGGTTCTTTGTGCAAGTGCTCCTGATGACACCAATCAACTCTTCTTATTGGATGTTGATCAAGGCGCAACACCCGGTATGCAAGTTAGCTAA
- the fabD gene encoding ACP S-malonyltransferase has product MAFACLFPGQGSQSIGMMDSLTAFPIVQETFQEASDVLGIDLWAMLARDDKAIHDTINTQPLMLTAGIATWRAWKKIGGSEPALVAGHSLGEYSALVAAEVMAFSDALVLVRLRAQYMQEAVPQSTGAMAAILGLAEQIVVKICHEASSQGCVEVANFNTPEQIVIAGETRAVEYAMQIAKEKGAKRALRLPVSVPSHCTLMQVAAEKLTDTLNNLPLKPPRIAVLHNVDAQQHVSVQAIRHTLLTQLYQPVQWTKTIQTIVKQGVQHFVECGPGKVLTGLIRRIDPQLNGIALIDEATLLSAQATLK; this is encoded by the coding sequence ATGGCTTTTGCATGCTTATTTCCAGGACAAGGTTCGCAGAGCATAGGGATGATGGATAGCCTAACCGCCTTTCCAATTGTTCAAGAAACCTTTCAAGAAGCTTCCGATGTACTAGGCATTGATTTGTGGGCAATGCTCGCACGAGACGACAAGGCAATTCATGATACAATCAATACGCAGCCCTTGATGCTTACCGCAGGCATTGCTACGTGGCGTGCCTGGAAAAAAATCGGTGGGTCAGAGCCAGCTCTTGTCGCAGGACATAGCTTAGGCGAATATAGTGCCTTAGTAGCTGCCGAAGTCATGGCTTTTAGCGATGCCTTAGTTTTGGTTCGTTTACGGGCACAATATATGCAAGAAGCCGTACCACAAAGCACAGGAGCTATGGCGGCTATTTTGGGTCTAGCAGAGCAAATCGTTGTCAAGATCTGCCATGAAGCATCTAGTCAAGGCTGCGTTGAAGTGGCTAATTTCAATACTCCCGAACAAATTGTTATCGCCGGAGAAACACGAGCTGTGGAATATGCCATGCAAATTGCCAAAGAAAAGGGTGCCAAACGAGCACTTCGCCTGCCTGTATCGGTTCCTTCCCATTGTACCTTGATGCAAGTAGCCGCTGAAAAATTAACCGATACACTAAATAATTTACCCCTTAAACCACCTCGTATAGCGGTTTTACACAATGTGGATGCACAACAACATGTATCGGTTCAAGCTATACGCCACACCTTGTTAACACAACTTTATCAACCTGTACAATGGACAAAAACTATCCAGACGATTGTTAAGCAAGGTGTGCAACACTTCGTAGAATGTGGACCTGGCAAAGTACTTACCGGATTAATTAGGCGTATTGATCCCCAATTAAATGGGATAGCGTTAATTGATGAAGCGACACTTTTATCCGCTCAAGCAACTCTTAAGTAA
- the tsaB gene encoding tRNA (adenosine(37)-N6)-threonylcarbamoyltransferase complex dimerization subunit type 1 TsaB — MKALAIDTSNDYLSLALCDQEAILEYHEQVGQQHAEFILPTIQHLLSTAQQSIGQLDAIIYGNGPGTFTGIRVGASIAKGLALPCDIPLIPIPTLDAIAVQYVAHQAIFVAVDARMKQVYWRCYLTQDQRLIPEGLIAVNSPSDILLSCPSIGVGSGLAAYQAMFSDTLLACLTEQYPHAKPTGRAYITLAKTSCYPKVSADQANLLYIRNRVALTLDEQRKLRT, encoded by the coding sequence ATGAAAGCCTTAGCTATTGATACTTCTAATGATTATCTGTCGCTAGCACTGTGCGATCAAGAAGCCATATTAGAGTATCACGAGCAAGTCGGTCAGCAGCATGCGGAATTCATCTTGCCAACAATACAACACCTGTTAAGCACCGCCCAACAATCTATCGGACAACTAGATGCCATCATCTATGGTAATGGACCGGGCACTTTCACGGGTATTCGGGTTGGAGCCAGCATTGCAAAGGGTCTTGCGTTACCCTGTGATATACCGCTCATACCCATTCCAACCTTAGATGCGATTGCCGTACAATATGTCGCCCATCAAGCCATCTTCGTTGCGGTTGACGCGAGAATGAAGCAAGTTTATTGGCGTTGTTATTTAACCCAAGACCAACGATTAATTCCAGAAGGGTTGATTGCGGTTAATTCACCTAGTGATATTCTACTTTCCTGCCCATCCATTGGCGTAGGTAGCGGATTGGCGGCATATCAAGCTATGTTCTCTGATACCCTATTAGCTTGCTTGACTGAACAATATCCGCATGCCAAACCAACAGGTCGAGCCTATATTACCTTAGCCAAGACATCATGCTATCCAAAAGTATCCGCGGATCAGGCAAATTTGTTGTATATCCGTAATCGCGTTGCCCTCACGCTTGATGAGCAAAGAAAGCTGCGCACTTGA
- the apbC gene encoding iron-sulfur cluster carrier protein ApbC, translating into MKPLTENAVLCAVKTLIDPLTGKPYIEPNAVQIVALNEQNLVLKVVLGYPALSQISSIYQIFETALVLFAGGRKITIQIKSQIMAHQAQRGLSLLPAIKNTIIVASGKGGVGKSTVAVNLALALHLEGAKVGLLDADIYGPSLPLMLGLSGKNLPVSEGPLMQPLMAHGIEIVSIGLLVKSDQAMIWRGPMIAQALQQLLHSTAWGNLDYLVIDTPPGTGDILLTLAQKVPITGAIIVTTPQEIALNITARGMTMLNKMNIPLLGFVENMAQHTCSQCGHVEHIFGQYHDQGLAQDAHFDKLGSLPLEAAIQAASDQGCPMVVANPDSPSANIYRDMALRVAAKIAQMPRDFSSKLPKVTVRY; encoded by the coding sequence ATGAAACCACTGACAGAAAATGCTGTTTTATGTGCCGTTAAGACTTTAATTGACCCATTGACGGGCAAACCTTATATAGAACCCAATGCTGTACAAATCGTTGCTTTGAATGAACAGAACCTAGTTTTAAAAGTGGTGCTGGGTTACCCAGCACTTAGTCAGATATCATCTATTTATCAGATTTTTGAAACAGCATTAGTGCTTTTTGCCGGAGGCAGGAAAATCACGATTCAAATCAAGAGTCAAATTATGGCACATCAAGCCCAACGTGGCTTATCGCTGCTGCCAGCTATCAAAAATACGATAATTGTTGCATCTGGTAAGGGGGGTGTTGGTAAATCAACTGTGGCTGTTAATTTGGCGCTAGCGCTTCATCTAGAAGGTGCTAAAGTGGGGCTTTTGGATGCGGATATTTATGGTCCATCATTGCCCTTGATGCTGGGTTTATCTGGCAAAAACTTACCCGTTTCAGAGGGGCCACTTATGCAGCCTTTGATGGCACATGGCATCGAGATTGTGTCTATCGGATTGTTAGTAAAAAGTGACCAAGCCATGATTTGGCGTGGCCCTATGATTGCTCAAGCATTACAGCAGTTACTCCATAGTACCGCTTGGGGGAATTTAGATTACTTGGTGATTGATACGCCACCTGGCACGGGTGATATTTTACTGACGCTGGCGCAAAAGGTGCCAATTACTGGCGCTATCATTGTGACAACACCCCAAGAAATAGCTTTAAATATAACAGCCCGAGGTATGACGATGCTCAACAAGATGAATATTCCGCTATTGGGTTTTGTTGAAAACATGGCACAACATACTTGTTCGCAATGCGGACATGTGGAACATATTTTTGGCCAGTATCACGATCAAGGTTTGGCACAAGACGCCCATTTTGACAAATTAGGTTCATTGCCACTTGAAGCAGCTATTCAGGCAGCTTCTGACCAAGGTTGTCCGATGGTGGTTGCTAATCCAGACAGTCCCAGCGCAAATATTTATCGAGATATGGCTCTTCGAGTTGCAGCGAAAATTGCGCAAATGCCACGCGACTTTTCCAGTAAATTACCTAAGGTAACTGTACGTTATTAA
- a CDS encoding MFS transporter encodes MDTQKIRLGLYAERLTLALAYGQFFMLPLYFKSLGLNEEFFGQVYAVGAVGTVLSVSSTASMIRKFGLNRIAPLGGLVYFLGCMTFFIASITHSIFGYYLASLINGIGWGLAFTIGPICIGMTATNENRIYHFSIYATFTTIGVGLAPVLADCLTKYGNFGHASMFVVAILFSALAFLFSYIVSKHNQLYQNMPIRQMSWLMEFKEVMKTPSVYFFAMGAFGACILTTILYLQTTFAAAKGIDHKIFYIFYTLSVASSRILLSRSLSHFAPQKTITYLVLLMLAGIGLLFFAEAEVVCYVGAALLFGAGYGLLFPIIQAQSANYAPIHLQASVIVYFTLCFFIANYCFPYVGAFIAVHYSYDALLWVLILAGLAELVTALYFYRFIQNKTN; translated from the coding sequence ATGGACACACAAAAAATACGACTTGGTTTATACGCAGAGCGGCTGACTTTAGCGCTTGCTTATGGGCAGTTTTTTATGTTGCCACTTTACTTTAAATCCTTAGGTTTAAATGAGGAATTTTTTGGGCAAGTGTATGCAGTAGGTGCTGTCGGTACGGTTTTATCGGTTTCCTCTACTGCGTCCATGATACGAAAATTTGGACTTAATCGCATTGCGCCATTAGGTGGGCTGGTGTACTTCTTAGGTTGCATGACATTTTTTATAGCAAGCATTACGCATAGTATTTTTGGTTATTATTTGGCTTCCTTGATCAATGGTATTGGATGGGGATTGGCTTTTACGATAGGTCCTATTTGTATCGGCATGACGGCCACTAATGAAAATCGCATTTACCACTTTTCAATTTACGCTACCTTTACAACCATCGGTGTTGGGCTTGCGCCTGTATTAGCTGATTGCTTGACTAAATATGGCAATTTTGGCCATGCCAGTATGTTTGTCGTGGCTATTTTATTTAGTGCCTTAGCTTTCTTATTTTCTTATATTGTCTCTAAACATAATCAGCTCTACCAAAACATGCCTATTCGTCAGATGTCGTGGCTGATGGAATTTAAAGAAGTAATGAAAACACCCAGTGTTTATTTTTTTGCAATGGGGGCTTTTGGTGCTTGTATTTTGACAACTATTTTGTATTTACAAACAACCTTTGCTGCTGCTAAGGGTATTGATCACAAAATTTTTTATATTTTTTATACACTCTCAGTTGCTTCATCACGCATTTTGTTAAGTCGTTCCTTATCACATTTTGCACCACAAAAAACAATTACTTATTTGGTACTTTTAATGTTGGCTGGGATAGGATTACTTTTTTTTGCAGAGGCAGAAGTGGTGTGTTATGTGGGTGCTGCATTACTATTTGGTGCAGGTTATGGATTGTTATTTCCTATCATACAAGCCCAATCGGCAAACTATGCACCTATCCATTTACAAGCATCTGTGATCGTCTACTTCACCCTTTGCTTTTTTATAGCTAATTATTGTTTTCCTTATGTTGGAGCATTTATTGCTGTTCATTATAGTTACGATGCATTGCTGTGGGTATTAATCTTAGCTGGTTTAGCAGAACTAGTTACAGCGCTTTATTTTTATAGGTTTATACAAAACAAAACGAATTAA
- a CDS encoding uracil-DNA glycosylase — protein MADEKSAIAYPIKKLAYYSSNMGLGPLWVRRDRLQTSLAIAATPTTQSPKHVPTIIPTQAPALSALAEQPIFDPNQPLPSWEVLRETVETCQRCHLAKTRLHTVFGRGSTKAKWLLVGEAPGKNEDEQGFAFVGRAGKLLDNMLKAIHLDSNTDVFMTNVLKCRPPGNRNPEENEVVACQDFLSMQIAKLKPSLIITLGRFAVQALLHSKENISALRGKVHDYQGIPLIVTFHPAYLLRNPPEKAKAWQDLVLAMQNGK, from the coding sequence ATGGCTGATGAAAAAAGCGCTATAGCTTACCCAATTAAAAAATTAGCTTACTACAGCTCTAACATGGGGTTAGGGCCCTTGTGGGTTCGTCGTGATAGATTGCAGACTAGCCTCGCTATAGCTGCTACACCAACTACCCAATCGCCAAAACATGTGCCAACAATAATACCGACTCAAGCTCCTGCTTTAAGCGCTCTTGCCGAGCAACCTATATTTGATCCAAACCAACCTTTACCATCTTGGGAAGTTTTACGTGAGACCGTTGAAACATGCCAGCGTTGCCATTTAGCCAAAACACGTTTACATACCGTGTTTGGCAGAGGTTCAACAAAAGCCAAATGGTTACTTGTTGGCGAAGCGCCCGGTAAAAATGAAGATGAGCAAGGATTTGCTTTTGTGGGGCGAGCTGGTAAATTATTAGATAACATGCTCAAAGCAATTCATTTGGATAGTAATACAGATGTTTTTATGACCAACGTCTTGAAATGTCGCCCGCCCGGCAATCGTAACCCTGAAGAAAATGAAGTAGTCGCTTGCCAAGATTTTTTAAGTATGCAAATTGCGAAGCTAAAACCCAGTTTGATTATCACCTTGGGTCGCTTTGCTGTGCAAGCACTATTACATTCCAAAGAAAATATCAGTGCTTTGAGAGGAAAAGTGCATGATTATCAGGGCATTCCGTTAATTGTCACTTTTCATCCGGCTTATTTACTGCGCAATCCGCCTGAAAAAGCAAAGGCTTGGCAGGATTTGGTATTAGCAATGCAAAATGGCAAATAG
- a CDS encoding NAD(+) kinase, with protein MPRLFRRIGLMVRLASKPSVLQLVQTLANHLNSQGLSVFIAQEEGDDPWIPSYTVISPQVLGQTVDLVIVIGGDGTMLSAARLLAPHHTPMMGINQGRLGFMVDVLPHDMIRSVDTVLSGCFISEARQLISATVLRRKKTIAEGIALNDVVFSRGSMGQMIEFEVFIDQQFVYTQRSDGLIVTTPTGSTAYALAAGGPILHPTLPAFTIVPVSPHSMSYRPIVIGDQSIIEWVLTSGVDACVHFDGQSRVDLKNHDHVLIKRYTHTLKLIHPVGYSYYDMLRGKLHWGKKLLSES; from the coding sequence ATGCCAAGATTATTTCGCCGTATTGGATTGATGGTTCGCTTAGCTAGTAAGCCCTCTGTTTTGCAGTTAGTGCAAACACTCGCTAATCATTTAAATAGTCAGGGGCTATCTGTTTTTATTGCTCAAGAAGAGGGTGATGATCCATGGATCCCATCTTACACGGTTATTTCACCTCAAGTACTGGGCCAAACGGTTGACTTAGTCATAGTGATTGGGGGAGATGGCACCATGCTTTCTGCTGCACGACTCTTGGCACCCCATCACACCCCTATGATGGGTATTAATCAAGGGCGATTGGGTTTTATGGTTGATGTGTTACCTCATGATATGATCCGTTCGGTGGATACAGTCTTATCGGGTTGTTTTATCAGCGAGGCGCGCCAGCTAATTAGTGCTACGGTACTCCGACGAAAAAAAACGATTGCAGAGGGTATTGCTCTGAATGATGTTGTCTTTAGTCGCGGCAGCATGGGACAGATGATTGAATTTGAGGTATTTATTGATCAACAGTTTGTTTATACGCAGCGCTCAGATGGACTCATTGTGACGACACCAACCGGATCAACAGCCTATGCTTTAGCCGCAGGCGGACCGATTTTACATCCTACTTTACCGGCCTTTACTATCGTTCCTGTTAGCCCTCATTCGATGAGCTATCGACCGATTGTGATCGGGGATCAATCAATCATTGAATGGGTATTAACAAGTGGTGTTGATGCTTGTGTGCATTTTGATGGGCAGTCTCGGGTTGATTTGAAAAATCATGATCATGTCCTTATTAAGCGTTACACGCATACCTTGAAGCTCATACATCCTGTTGGCTATAGCTACTATGATATGCTGCGTGGCAAACTACATTGGGGCAAAAAACTCTTGTCGGAAAGCTAA
- a CDS encoding GNAT family N-acetyltransferase, whose translation MNTYGLPISASLEMAKALSELDQACTNLDAWSLKHYQDSITAHHHVWLTQDKSAVMVWMMAIDEAELLHFFVVPTHQKQGIGYYLLQYALQAAKKAGALHMFLEVRASNDKAIRLYQRCGLVLYGTRKHYYPTQTGEYEDAWLMKKAL comes from the coding sequence TTGAATACATATGGGTTGCCCATATCCGCATCGCTTGAAATGGCTAAAGCTTTGTCGGAGCTTGATCAAGCTTGTACTAACCTGGATGCATGGAGTCTAAAACATTATCAAGATTCTATAACTGCCCACCACCACGTTTGGTTGACCCAAGATAAGAGTGCAGTGATGGTTTGGATGATGGCTATTGATGAAGCGGAACTATTACATTTTTTTGTGGTACCCACACATCAAAAACAGGGAATTGGCTATTATTTGTTGCAATATGCTTTGCAGGCTGCTAAAAAAGCAGGTGCCTTACATATGTTTCTTGAAGTCAGGGCAAGCAATGACAAAGCTATCAGACTGTATCAGCGATGTGGTTTGGTGCTATACGGCACAAGAAAACATTATTACCCAACACAAACTGGTGAATACGAAGACGCATGGCTGATGAAAAAAGCGCTATAG
- the fabG gene encoding 3-oxoacyl-ACP reductase FabG, translating to MLLRHHVALVTGASRGIGAACAKVLADNGAVVIGTATTQAGALAIQQQLAHQNGAGEVLDVTQPAAITQLVDALLAQYEHIDILVNNAGITRDALLMRMKEIDWLSVIQTNLTSAFLLSQAVLRSMVKTRFGRIINISSVVGATGNAGQTNYAASKAGLIGLTKSLAREVGSRGITVNCIAPGFINTKMTQSLSDEQRALLMKNIVLGRFGEADDIAQAVLFLASPHASYITGQTLHVNGGMLMS from the coding sequence ATGTTACTTCGCCATCACGTTGCTTTAGTAACAGGTGCTTCACGAGGCATTGGTGCGGCCTGTGCCAAAGTGCTAGCTGATAACGGTGCAGTCGTTATTGGTACCGCAACGACGCAAGCTGGAGCGTTAGCCATTCAACAACAATTAGCTCACCAAAATGGGGCAGGTGAAGTGTTAGATGTTACGCAACCTGCAGCAATTACCCAACTAGTTGATGCACTCCTTGCACAATACGAACATATTGATATTTTAGTGAATAACGCTGGCATAACACGGGATGCTCTGTTGATGCGTATGAAAGAAATCGATTGGCTAAGTGTGATACAGACAAATTTAACATCAGCTTTTTTGCTTTCTCAAGCCGTTCTACGCAGTATGGTTAAAACCCGTTTTGGACGTATTATCAACATCAGTTCAGTAGTCGGCGCAACAGGCAATGCCGGGCAAACCAATTATGCCGCATCCAAAGCAGGGTTAATTGGTTTGACAAAGTCGCTGGCAAGAGAAGTAGGTAGTCGTGGCATCACGGTTAACTGTATTGCGCCAGGGTTTATCAACACTAAGATGACGCAGTCCTTATCAGATGAACAACGCGCCTTACTGATGAAAAATATCGTGCTGGGGCGTTTTGGTGAAGCCGATGATATTGCCCAAGCGGTTCTTTTTTTAGCTTCTCCCCATGCTTCCTACATAACGGGTCAAACGCTGCATGTCAATGGCGGTATGTTGATGTCATAA
- the acpP gene encoding acyl carrier protein, translating to MGIIEDRVKKIVATQLGVKEEDVKPESSFVDDLGADSLDTVELVMALEEEFKCEIPDDQAEKITTVQQAIDYINDNQTK from the coding sequence ATGGGTATCATTGAAGATCGTGTCAAAAAGATTGTGGCAACACAATTGGGTGTCAAAGAAGAAGATGTCAAACCAGAATCCTCTTTTGTAGATGATTTAGGAGCCGATTCACTGGACACAGTTGAGTTGGTCATGGCTTTGGAAGAGGAATTCAAATGCGAAATTCCGGATGACCAAGCCGAGAAAATCACGACCGTACAGCAAGCCATTGATTACATCAACGACAATCAAACCAAATAA
- the fabF gene encoding beta-ketoacyl-ACP synthase II, producing the protein MSQRRIVVTGLGQVSPAGNNVTDAWKSLMAGRACIRPITRFDASDLPCHIAGEVCHFDIEQYISAKEARRMDEFIHFGIAAALQAIDDAQLDAIPNLDKTKVGVNIGSGIGGLRLIEEIGIEVSKNGPKRVGPFFIPGSLINLIAGHITILKGYQGPSYGIVSACATGAHSIGDAARMIQYGTADIMVAGGAESAITKLGVAGFANMKALSTRNDDPQSASRPWNKGRDGFVMGEGAGVMVLEELAHAQQRGAKIYAELVGFGMSSDAHHITAPTAKGPALSINNALNDAKLNPDQVDYVNAHGTSTPLGDVNETEALKLVFGHHAKKLAVNSTKSMVGHLLGGAGGVEALYTVLAIHHQASPPTINLTDQDKEGGCDLDYVANTARDMPIQVGISNSFGFGGTNSTLIFQRI; encoded by the coding sequence ATGAGTCAACGTAGAATTGTCGTCACCGGACTTGGTCAAGTTTCTCCAGCCGGAAACAACGTTACCGATGCGTGGAAAAGCTTGATGGCGGGTCGTGCTTGTATACGACCGATTACTCGTTTTGATGCGAGTGACTTACCTTGCCATATCGCAGGCGAAGTCTGTCACTTTGACATTGAGCAATATATCAGTGCTAAGGAAGCACGCAGAATGGATGAATTTATCCATTTTGGTATTGCAGCCGCCTTACAAGCGATTGATGACGCACAGTTAGACGCCATACCTAATCTAGATAAAACAAAGGTAGGGGTTAATATCGGTTCTGGTATTGGTGGCTTACGACTCATTGAAGAAATCGGCATTGAAGTATCTAAAAATGGCCCCAAAAGGGTTGGGCCTTTCTTCATTCCCGGTTCATTGATTAACCTGATTGCAGGGCATATTACTATCCTCAAGGGTTATCAAGGACCCAGTTACGGGATTGTGTCGGCCTGTGCAACGGGCGCACATTCGATTGGGGATGCGGCGCGTATGATTCAATATGGCACAGCCGACATCATGGTTGCGGGCGGTGCGGAAAGCGCCATTACCAAACTAGGTGTGGCGGGATTTGCGAATATGAAAGCCTTATCCACACGTAATGATGACCCACAAAGTGCATCGCGTCCATGGAATAAGGGTCGAGATGGCTTTGTTATGGGCGAAGGCGCGGGCGTAATGGTTCTGGAAGAATTAGCACACGCTCAACAACGCGGCGCTAAAATCTACGCTGAATTGGTCGGATTTGGTATGAGTTCCGATGCACATCATATCACGGCACCAACTGCGAAAGGACCTGCCTTGAGCATCAACAATGCACTCAATGATGCCAAGCTTAATCCTGATCAAGTAGACTATGTCAACGCACACGGTACATCTACCCCGTTAGGGGATGTCAACGAAACAGAGGCTCTTAAGCTGGTATTTGGGCATCATGCCAAAAAACTTGCTGTGAATTCGACCAAGTCTATGGTTGGCCATCTTTTAGGGGGGGCAGGCGGAGTAGAAGCACTTTACACGGTGTTAGCAATTCACCACCAAGCTTCTCCGCCGACAATCAACCTAACTGATCAAGATAAAGAAGGCGGTTGTGATTTAGACTATGTTGCCAATACCGCGCGAGATATGCCCATTCAAGTGGGTATTTCCAATTCTTTTGGGTTTGGTGGCACAAATAGTACGCTCATCTTCCAACGTATCTGA